AACTGCTACTGGTAAATATAAAATGACGTCATAAAGTCAATAGGATGAAATGCATGAAGACCACGCAGTGTGAGGAGAATGCACAAGGAGGATGAACTGAATCTTGTTTGACAAGTTAACGTGTGGCAAATGGGGAGGTTAATGAGCTAGGGGCCGGTGTGACCATCAGACGTTGGCACCGCGGGGTCATCCCTTGCCCCAAGCGGCCTCATATATATTTGGATTCCTTGCCGTGTCCCAGCTGTTACGCTCGGCCCAGCACGCTAGTCACTTTTGGAGGACGAACAAGGAGAACAAAGCAGCGATGGCGATGGCCAGTGAGCTTTGTGCAATCCATAACACATGCTCGTGCCATGGGGAGAGAAAACTAGGCAGGCGTGGTGCGAGGTGGGTAAGTGCAGCAGCTAACAGGAGCGTTCATCCGGCATCCTGTCTGAATTTCCACCTGTCTCTTGGCCTGTTGGGGGATGTGATGTGACTTTCTCATCCATCCTTGATTTAATTAGCACTGATCTGTGGAGGGCTGCACTGGCCACTCACAGATAGCAAGGCTGGGGAGCACTATTGCATTGTGTTTGTCTGAACCAAGGGCGTTGCACAATGAGCATGCTCTGGTAATAAAAGACTGTTCGTGAAGTATCATTGTAAAAAGGCCGCACTTTGGGAGGAGCATTGTTAGTGAAATGCACACTGGAACCAACTGGAATGAACCGgcaggtggggggtgggggtggcgggggtgggggggctgctTGATACCGTAATAATAAAGCAGGGCTCCACATTTTATGTTACTGTGGGGGTGTCATAACAAgcagcatatgtgtgtgtgtttaattgaGGTAGTGCATCTTTGTGTGAATGTTACCATATGCaacactgtgcaaaagtctCTGATTTGCTCTTTTAGCGGTACTGTAATTGCAACTACCGTCACTCGGTAGAGGCTGATCTGCtgacaaaagtgaaaaagtaaATCACTGTGTCGTATTTGTTTGTGAATGACCACACTACTTCCCAGATGGTGGAGGACAACTAACAGATGGGCAGTAGCATTATTATTCTATAAGGagcattatttttgttgtagattttgtcatacagtaatccctcgccactttgtgcttcgaatttcgcggcttcattcTCTCACGATTttcataatgttatattataattatgtaAAATGAATATATGAATTCTGCATTGTTGTTTAATACGGaccattataaataaaaaagcatattgaagcaaattttacttttttttttcaagcataaaaatggctaagtgaaccaaaatacaaaaataaggcatttagaagacacattcaaagtgtgtagtattctacactggtcactaggtgtcagtaatgtactgtaacgttaccagacttgattgtcggaaaaacaggcttttatcgcatgtttgaatgatctcacaacaggtgcaataatcccgaacacgggctactgttgcggccgtaccCCATAGCaagattacaaaaaaaagccacTCCCTGTCTGCCCCCACTCACCTCCCCAAGCACCGGAACACaagcacagcaacacacacgagcacacgtctcattcatgtcttaaatggcttactttctcttattatgtctgctatattggataatacgagtataaaggtgactataggggtgtcactTCATGtatggagggctctaataatgttaaaaaacatatttagaaggctgtaaacaggcTGTCTATTCTGTAATTCCAAAAATACtccacttataaataaggaatgaccaattaaccgcgataaacgagggattactgtaatgttaaatgtatctGTTCTACTCTTTTCTGATTTATTATATATCCAAATGACTGCTGTGAAAAAGTTcatgaacacaacaaaaacagtggGACTTttacacagtactgtatatgatatattTTCATCTTCCAAATTATAACATACGTATGCTCTATTATAGGTGCTAAAAATGGTAATCTATATTGTGTTTGGGCCAATGTACAGGTGTGCTCTCACCATGGCTGCTGTCGTGGCGGCGGCTTGCGCAGCGACCGCTGTCTGATTGGCCTGGTGTTGGGCGGCCTTGATTTTGGCCTGCAAGTGTGCCGGCGGGTGGAAGTATTTACACTTCTCGCGAGAGCAACGACTCTTGATGTAGTCCATGCAGACGGTGACTGTGTTGTCACTGGTGTCGATCATGGGGCTGTCACTTGGGTGGGCAAAGCGGCAGTCGGTCTCGCCACGAGCGCAGTTGCCCCGCTGGAATTCACGACAAACCTGAAATGGCACACAGATGAGCAATGACAGGAGAGAACAAAAGGTAAATGCATTGTATTTGATTCATTCCATCATCATGTAATTTAAATGTACTGGAAGCCTGGCATGGAGAGACAAGGATTTACGTTTACTTTGCTCTACATGACATGACTTGAATTGCAAAGACCGGAACACATAATACACACAGGTCCtcaggaatttacatttttctagTGAGTAACAAAACTACAACATATCAAACCCAAAGAACCATGGAACCATGAAAGCAGCCAGTGTTGAAGCCTGCCTGGCTATAATCGCAGGGGATATGCTTTTCACGTAAATTTTGGGGTCCGTTACGCCTCTGAGACACATACACGCAGGCCATTTGCATGGGTCCAGGCGCAGCATGTTCACGCACGCTCTGCGTGGGAGTGCATACATGTCTCTGAGGGATGCTGTTTCATTAGCGAGCTTCATTTAGTTGCTAAGTGATAGCACTCGTGAAGACAAACACGTTGAGGCACACACCTACGCATCACCTCTAGCTACAGTATTATAGCGATAACAATTGtttatctttgtgtgtgtgtatgtgtgtggggaGGGGGGTGTAAAACGCGCCCCTTCATTTCATAATTAACAAGGTCTTCTCATTCAGTGTTGCATGCTGGGGGGCTGGTGTGATCTCATCGccatcaccttttttttaatgcaatatatatttttgatacaAGATCaaataattaaacaagaaagatGACAAACCGAAGCTCTTTAACATTTGCCTGACAGCAGTGCAGGCGTTCGATCTGGCTGTGTTTCAATTCCGCttcttttttccactttttgaaTTTGCAGTtgttaaaacaaatatatagCGAGAGGATTGGAATCAATATTTGTGCAACGGTTCTCGAGAAATCCCCCTTACGCTATCAGCCACAATATTCAAACCTGTATaatctaatgcaggggtgtccaaaccttttccagcgagggccacatgctgaaaaatgaaaggatgcaagggccactttgatatttagtaaaccaACAGGTGAAATACTACTAAAAATGATGtgtaatacgagtttattcttgtaaaattgcgactttggTTCTTCAAtcgtttatgacttttttcttaatattttgactttattgtaataaaattacagctgttttttttccatttcaacaataatgaaaattttctttatttcaacagtgttaccaaaatgatatttttcctcattttacaagtttattttcataaaattgcaacttttttctcattagaaatgtttttttttctcttaatattttgactttactctggtcacatttttgctgtggattttttctgtataattttccaactatttcaactttctttctgatattttgactttattccaatgttataaattttcccccaacctaagtttccaaaaattacaactttagtcattgtttttggtttaaaaaaaaaaaagtaactttttttctttaatatttcaacttcatgctactaaaatgacatttttcctcatactattacttcattcttgtgaaattatggctttttttccttgctagattacaactgttctcttcatattttgacttttgattgagtttcccatttttgctgctgctgttgttgtttttttattttccttgttaaatgacatttttagactgtgctgcgggccaacaaCAATCACAGCGGtggaccgcaaatggcccccgggccgcactttggacaccccgatcATAATGAGAGCATTTCCAAGTGCTCTATCTAACATCCTTTAGAAAGATAGTAACTGATAGGGTATGATAGATATTAGGTTTTGAGTATTCAGGTCCTGTTCCAATTCTGTCCCCACATTAGTGTGCTTCATGTACGGCCTTTGCTCCCTTTCTTCCTAGTCATAATGTTATGCAAGTTGATAAAGGCAAAGAACTGGTACAGAAGGGAAGTGCCATGCAGACCATGTATGGCTAGAATATTTATGATGATTGACTGATATTGTTATTGCGCCTTTAGATTTAGTCTATTAGCTCAGTTATTTTTAAACTAATTGCTTCTCACAGAGGCCTTCACAATACACAGTCGACatccatgacacacacacacacacacacacacacacacacacacggcttaCATACAACTGATGGAAAGATActgagacacacaatagatgcattgttctcactcactcAAGGTTAACTTTCACTACAACACCAGTGACAACACTTTCACCTTCTAGAGGGGCTTGGTAACTGCTATCTATAGTCTGTGTACTTTCACTATGGGCTCTTCTTCGATCTTCCTTGTTGATGATAGAATCCAGCGCTGTAATCAAATATGGTGCTCTTATTTCTTAATACAAATTGAAAACCTTTCAAATTGTGTGATCACTGACTACTTCTctgaaaggctaaagagaagcgATAGCCTTTACATGACTTAATTCAGTTTTATTGACTTATTCGGTGTTGCCCCTTCGCCGTTGTGCTGTTGGATACTTTAGATGTGCAATCGGTCAAGAATGTGTGGCTGGTCTGTATATGGTATCTTCTCGTTGGCCATTACATTCCAGGAGCTACATcatatttcatgttatttttcccgCCACAGTCATAATGCAGTGACTTCACCGCCATTGTTCATCGTCCTGTAAAACCTCCATCTTGTTAGAAGTCATATTCACATGAACGTACAATCTCAAATGTGATCATGCTTGTCTCTTCTGAGAGAGAAGGAATGTTGGGATGGGTCACCTCCAGTTTGTCTGTTCGCAGCAGTTTCTGGTTGGCGGAGGAGCTTGCAGACACCGACACAGGAGGACTGCCTGGGACGATCACTGGGGTGCTGGGCAAGATGTCTGTGGGCACCAGGCCCATGCTGTGAGACATGGGGGTCAAGTATGGTGTGTAGCTCAAACCTGCGCTGGAGCCCAGGGCTTGACTAACTGGAAAAGTCTGCTGCAGAAGGAAGACATTTGACCTATTTACAGTCTGTAATGACGTACAACTTCCTTCTtggtatacagtacatttcctGTAAGCAGCACTGACCACAGGTTGCATGGTGGTGCCAGGAATCATAAACTGCATCTGATGAGCCAACATGGCGGCTGCTGTTTTCTGCTGGATCAGGTTATTACGCCCGTTGATCTCTAGTTGGGTCTTCAGGTGGGCAGGCGGGTGTAGGTACTTGCAGTTCTCCCGTGTGCAGCGGCCCTGAGCGGGATGACAAACAGACAAAGGAGGTCACGTACGGATGCTTTGGAAAGTGGACTTGAACTTGACTGAGGGCCTGCAGCGTTTTCATAAACAGGCCTTCCTTCTGGAAGATGCAAATACAGCATGGGTGTGGTCATGACAACAGAGACCCTGTTGGATTAAGGAAATGTAACTGCCTGCCACATGCTTAATGGCAGTACACACTATGAGCAGAGACAAAGTAGGAGAGGGGGTCCGGAAGGAGCAAATGGAAAGTGAAAGGGAGGAGAGAGGACAGCCGAGGGGCACAACAGGGCAGAGAGGAGAGATCGTAACATGCTGGCCATGACCTGGCACATTGTGCGGAGGGTGGAGCCAAGAGAAGTGTGATGAGAATCATAAACAACTTAGACTGCGGTTGCTAAGACGATGCTCCTGCTTTATTTCCTGTCATTGCAGGAAAAGCGCAAGTAAAAGTCATCACTGCCTGGTTCTTGGAAATAATTCATACAAAAATCTGTTTTGAACAATACAGTGAAAGATGCAGTGTtgctcaaaaaaacaacaatcagttttaaaaaattgctaaattaCCCTCAAatccggtgtataaaccgcacgtgtccacgtcataaaattgcatattgtggcgcgcccgagtgtgaggaccaggcagctttttatttgacaggagccaatcatgagctatgaaaaaaaacctcacaacaagcttatcaaccaattggaaattgcagcaggtatttactcaatataacagcctGACTCACGGATCTTAcatagaacactaaactcatcacacagcaactgaacACTCAACAAGTATAGCTAAAAacgattttaaaataaaaaaactttttaaagttttcccataatgcatttcgttttAGCAACGCAAATAAacagctaccgtttcctcactgactcgcaagcggcacagtatttaaacatttagtagttctgaagtaaaggagatgtcacgagattagaatttagccataaattcgcagcaccgctgtataagacgCAGACTTCAAaggttaagaaaaaagtagtggcttatacactggaatttacagtaatgGTACAAGAAAAACGTAATGTGGTGAAACTGTCAGTGAAATATGTAGAAAAAAATTACTTATTGTGCATTTTTAGGAAATTACAAAAAAGAACACAACCCAAGGGATGCATAATGATGAATGCCTGATGGATTGTTTTCCAACCTCAACctgtttacatactgtacatgctttcaGCTATGTTGCATGGTGGGCGGGTGAACAGAATAAttcaaaacaaacaggactCCAGTTATAAGCTCACGACTTCCAGTGTAAACACAACCAATAATCTTCCGTCAAGATAAAACCAATAAAACCGGcctattcttgtcaaatattaaaaatacgCAGCAGAACATCAAACACTCAATTGGCACTGTTTCAGTTATATTTTTATTCCCACTGATTTGAAGCCACCACAAGGAAAAGAAAGGAGAATagaagaaaatgaatgtttttcttCGCATGTCTAAGACTGGCTGTGCCACACGGCAGGCGCAACACAGAGCGAGGGCTACAACGTTTCTGTAATGATGAGCGACTCAGGCTGACTGACCTCTATGCCCTGCAGCGAGCTGCTCAAATCTCCTCCTTTATGCTTCACATGAGGCAACTCACACCTGCCCACACATATGCATATTAAATCCCTGGATCACAACACGCATCGCCCACGCACACCACACAACACTGCCATGCTTGAGGACATGCACACAAACCTGGTGATGCCATGTCCAGTCTGGGGGAATAATGTTTGCGCTGGACCTCGCAACCAGGTGTCAACACTAATTGTAGCCACCACAGacacttgtgtgtgtatgtgtgtgtgtgtttgctgcaaCCAGGGGCATGTGTGGGCAGCTGCAATAATGCACAATAGTATACATGCAAAGGTCTGGACAGCATCCAAAAGGAAATCTGCAAGCGTAGCACAGCATCAGCATCACTACCTACAGAGGTCATAAAAATCATACATGCACAGTCAAGCTTGGGAGACCCACACTCCTCACGGTGTTCATTTTGTCCATTTAAGTGGAATAATTTCGTCTCTGGTGCCTGTGAGTGGCATATGATTCTTTTCACCGCTCATCATCACTCTCTTGAAAGTGATTAGGTAAACGGTGGCTGAGATCCCTGGGCAAAGTTTTATAATGCACAACCTAGTCAAGCTAAGTGCCGCCCTTGGACCTCCATTGCTTTTATCTTGTCAAACTGTGCGAGTCTTTCTCACTTAAGCACCcaaggttttttttcctgtgcatTGTGCTTGGCCTTTGCATGAATTTGGTTTCATTAAGTTGTGCTTTCTGACAAGTTTGTACAGTGCAGTGCTGTCCTGAATTCttacttttatcatgttttttaaGCACACTTAAAATGTATGAATTGGATCATCAAACATACCTAAATATTAGACAAAGATAATCCAAGCAaagacaaaatgcagcttttaagtaatcattttatttattaaccaaaacaaactatccaaacctacatggcccaaagtgaaaaagtaatttcccCCGAAACTTAATAACTGGTTATGTTTCGCTTAGCAGCAACAAATGCAGCGTTTGTAAAAACTGGCGATGATTTCACATCGCTGTGAGGAATTGTGTTCATTCCGAGCACAAACcgcatttttaaggtcatgcctcaataggattcaagtcTGGACTTCAACTAGGCCGCTCCAAaaccttcattttgtttttttaaaagccatTCAGTGGCAGACTTGTTGGTGTGTCTTTGCCTTTGCTGCAGAACCTAACTAAGTGTGCTTCAACTTGAGCTCACAAACTGATGGCCAAACTTTGGATGGATTTTTGGTCTGGATTTTTGGGTCAAGAGCAGAATTCATGTCATTCCCATCACCAAAATATGACCAGTACATTGCTTTCAgtgacctggcagttatgtgtagtgctaaagagttttgtgatttccgagcGTCAGTAAACGTGACATGTGTCCCGGCTGTGTGGTATTGTAGAGTTAATCTTATGAAACATTACACACAACTCACTCCTCCTTTGCCCCAGGATGAAACACTGTCCGCAACACCCTTCTACTCCCATTTCCTCAAGATGAACATCCCAATTAACTCAACTCATGAACTCAATTCAAGAAACGACATTGTTGAACTGTTCCTACAGTATGTCATCAATGGTGTGTACTTTAGTCTTCCCATATAAGGACACAGGCACATAAACAAGGGATATTTGCAGTTGTTTTGCAACTCCAAAAGGGGGTGAGTTATATTATAGAATTACCGTAATTTTCAGTGtttaagccgctacttttttctcacgctttgaaccctgcggcttatccAGTGACGCAGCTAATGTGTGGTTGCGTTCTGGTCTCATGACATCTTCGGAGCAGTTATTTTGCGCTTTGCGTGCGCGCCCTCATCGTCAGTGATTTATTTACCGATTCGAAgccgagtaaaattcaggctggtatcgatACCATGCCAATGCTTTGTGTCGATTGAATCGATTTTAGAACCTCGAGATCTACTATCGGAGgcatcgatatttcagtatcgacccgcacatcactactcatCATGGAGAACGTGTGAAGAGGCGCATGTGATGCGCGGCTTTCAGAGTTGAAGGCGATCGATCTAGCGGCTTCGGCTCAGGTCTGCCGGTGGATTCCGGCAGCGTGGAGCGGTGTCGGGAGGCCCACTGTTGCCGGCAGGTTTCGGTGGGGCTGGACTGCTGAGTGCTGGGGAGAACAGCACGGGCTCGGGGTCTGATTTGCCTCAGGCCAGCAGTGGAAACGAAAGAAGTAGAGGGACCAGCGGCGTGTGTTCTGAGGGACTTGTGGGGGTGATCGGTTCTGATATgtacgactttagtggttttagtttccaaaaggaggaggaggacagcaatgaatgacttttctacTGTTTAACCAGCCGTATTACACGCACAGTTTGGcacaaagcatttatttaattgaaaGTTTAAAAATCTTTCTCTGTAACATCCTTCAGTGTATTAAATATTGCTAACACCTGCAACTGATAGATcggtgcggcctatatatgtacaaatatttttttctctttaaatttagtgggtgcagtttAAATATCACTCTATAGTACGGAAATCTTTTTGTGAAGTCCGCCTGCACTGAAGATGAGGTCAACTTTACCTGAGGTTGTTTAACAGCTGCTCTTtcagaacatccatccatccattttctatgccgcttatcctcattagggttgccggggtgtgctggagcctatcccagctgactttgggcaagaggcgagtcgcaggtcacatatagacaaacaaaaattcacactcacattcatacctatcgccaattaacctagcatgccgCGTTATCGGAATgcgggaagaaaccggagtacccgaagaaaacccacacatgcacggggagaatatgcaaactccacacagagattcaaacccaggtcttctcgatctcctgactgtgtggccaacatgctaaccactctgcACCATGCGGCCCCTCTTTCAGAACATGTTTTGCTAAATTCCTTAAGTGTGAAGTGCACCCGTTACACCGTGCACAAGCTCGGGGTCTGCCAAAAGGCTGCCCAGATAAGGAGTAACTTCTGGTAATGCCGCATCATTTGGTATCGTTTCGAACTCTATTTAACTGTAGTGGAATAAACGAGGGGAGCCCCTTCTCCTTCAAACTACAGATGTATCGCTGAGTGGTTTCTCAATAGTCAACAACAGTGTCTGAGCGCGGAGAGGACAGCTgagtttgctgatattgttttggcgtggttctgCCAACTGTAGCCCATTTTGTATTTGCAagaaagagattgttgatcgaccaacTCCTCATCATCCTGACAACCTCTGTGCAGACGTTACAATCCGATCTTTATCCTTTCTTAATGATGGTTGCACGAGTCAAGGGCCCAATATTGAGCACTTAGTGTATTTCAACTTGTCATGAGCCCTTgagcgagtctcgtgtttacgggAGCACGTACCGGTACATAACCATGAAATAACATAACACTGAACGCTGTAAACCAAAGACCACACCACTGAGGAGTCTTCAAAAAATTGAGAGATTCACAAAAAAAGATTCAAAGTCAGGTGGTCTGTCTGAATTGTGCGTTTCTGGCAGACATAGTCACAGTTGTCATCAAGTAACAATACCATGCACCCACGTGTGTAAAATGATGCATTCATCTAAGTGAGGGAAGTGTTAATCACTATTGTGCATTGTAAGCAGACAGCCATCATCCACATCACGCCTATTTAGCATGCAAAGTGGAAAAACATCTTTGACAAGTATGAAAGGACGGGTAATAGAAGTGGCAATAGATAGCAACAGCTTTACTTTTGGGTGTGTGTGATTAGTACTATCGGTCATCAGCAGGGGGCTCTATTTTCAGGCTGCCACACTTGAAGATTCAAGGCACATAATATGAGGTAAGATTATGCTgcatcacataaaaaaaagtgtgtgctcAATGTTATAGTCACACATTCGGAATCAGATCCCAGTGACTGCAGACGTGTTTTATTTCAGGGGGTGGTagacacacacagatgcccacacatacacacacttctGTCTGCGCCACCCACTCGGAGCAAAGCAGGATCTATTCATTGCAGTTGTCTATGAAAAGGATCTTTGAAAGCACCAAGGCTTCTCTGTGATTCGTGCACCCGCCGCCAGTGTGTAGCCATAGCTACGTGGTAAAATTATACATTTCGGTAGGCCTGCTCACATGGCAACCTCTCATTGTAGGCTGTGCCGAGCCCAGCGCGTGCCAACAGCTATGGTCCTTTGGTACTGGTGAGGGTCCTCTAATAAGGGAGTGCTTTCAGTCAGAATGGACAATTATATCCTTGCGTGGCAGGGACCCACCAATGAGGTCAAAGTTAAATTACCACTTGGGGAATCCTGATAAAAGGCAGCTACAGTAAATTCATTAACGGATGACACCGCTTTCTCCTTTTGTGGATTGTTCCCTTGTTGTAGTTCTTGTAATTGGTGTCTACTAATCATCATTGCCATCCATCTATTTATCTGATATAATTACATGACCTTGGTTACAGGACCAATATAACAGGACAGAACAAGGGATGATGTCCCCTAGCATGAGAGCAGGGGATGCGTGATGACCTTTCACCTGCAAAAAATAACTCTACTCGCCTAGCTACCGTTGCCCTTGGAAGCAGCAAGGATAACCATTGTGGGGGAGAACATGTTTCGCGTTTCTCCTGTGATGCGTGCCAAATGGACCGCGCAGAGCTGGCATCCCCAGTCTGGACTTCATCCTGACATCTTCATCAGCAGCAAAAACCCTCCCCACCTCCTCCATCAGTCTGTGTGAATGGTCAGAGTGGTGTGTATCTGTGGGTGATACAGACACAGAGGGCCAGTCTTCTACCAAGCCTGCAGAATAGCGCTTCAGTTGTGGGCTCCTCCCTTCACCActgtaacatttacattttgccctCAAAGGCAGCTCTATCCTCTGGTCTGTGATACACTGGCCGCTTGCTTGCATATAGGCTGGAAATGGCCTTGTAAAGCCAACTGGAAATGAGTCTTTATACAACACCATGAAGGTTCTCGTTGCCATTAGTGGAGGAGCAAACTGCACTCCGCCAGGAGCTTGCTTATTGCTGTTCTTTCCCACAGCACCACTCAGCAAACCAAATATTCGTCTTTTCTTTTTGCCTGTCACACATGCAGTGTAGGTTTTGCAagcacaaatggacaaaaaactTTGGACATACTTGAATTGAAAAGGGTGCCCAATTTTGTGGGCTTggtctgttctgttctgttctgtatCACTGTGCCCCAGTTCAATTCACGTGGTGGAGTTAGTTGCGAAAGAACTTGACCTGACCCCTAGCTGATCGAGCTGTGAATCAAACACCTTTGAGGTGGCTATCCAGCATCAAtgacttctaaaaaaaatactttcttcCATTTCAGTCCCAGCACATGTAATGGCCACGTGTCCTAATCTTTAGTCCATATCCTTGAGGAGGCTATTAAAGTGTCTGCACATCTCTCTGATGCTGAAGCAGCACTCGGCCCCGTGATCAATGTTGTTGTGACTGGTGGTATTGACAGGCTGTGTTAAAACAGAAATCAGGGAGGAAGATCACAAGGGCTTAACAGGCTAATGGCTCAGCACATAAAAGTGAGCCCAGTGTTCAATCAGTTCTGTGAAAGGAAACGGACTCAAACAGGCCTATCGGTGGATGGGATAGCAGATGTCACAGATTGCACATAGTTGTCTGCATTTATTGTCGATTACGTAAAGAAGAGGAGAACAGCTGACTCCAATGTTTCGGACATGAAGCTTGTGATATTTGTAATGCACTTTACAGCAAAGCAGGAGAACATGTTGTATCCCCACTGACTGGAGATGAAGGGTTGGACGAGTTTTAAGCATCTGTATCTGTGTCTGTATCTGGGGGTGCTAACCAA
Above is a genomic segment from Dunckerocampus dactyliophorus isolate RoL2022-P2 chromosome 1, RoL_Ddac_1.1, whole genome shotgun sequence containing:
- the mbnl2 gene encoding muscleblind-like protein 2 isoform X2; amino-acid sequence: MALNIASIRDTKWLTLEVCRQFQRGTCSRSDEECKFAHPPKSCQVENGRVIACFDSLKGRCTRENCKYLHPPAHLKTQLEINGRNNLIQQKTAAAMLAHQMQFMIPGTTMQPVVSAAYRKCTVYQEGSCTSLQTVNRSNVFLLQQTFPVSQALGSSAGLSYTPYLTPMSHSMGLVPTDILPSTPVIVPGSPPVSVSASSSANQKLLRTDKLEVCREFQRGNCARGETDCRFAHPSDSPMIDTSDNTVTVCMDYIKSRCSREKCKYFHPPAHLQAKIKAAQHQANQTAVAAQAAATTAAMTQSTAKAMKRPLEATVDLAFPHSVLQPLPKRPALEKSNGASSLFNPSVLHYQQALTSAQLQQPAFFPTDHPEVSNPTGRVCEGAADTLPCKYYLTSPIEVQQPAC
- the mbnl2 gene encoding muscleblind-like protein 2 isoform X4 — translated: MALNIASIRDTKWLTLEVCRQFQRGTCSRSDEECKFAHPPKSCQVENGRVIACFDSLKGRCTRENCKYLHPPAHLKTQLEINGRNNLIQQKTAAAMLAHQMQFMIPGTTMQPVVSAAYRKCTVYQEGSCTSLQTVNRSNVFLLQQTFPVSQALGSSAGLSYTPYLTPMSHSMGLVPTDILPSTPVIVPGSPPVSVSASSSANQKLLRTDKLEVCREFQRGNCARGETDCRFAHPSDSPMIDTSDNTVTVCMDYIKSRCSREKCKYFHPPAHLQAKIKAAQHQANQTAVAAQAAATTAAMTQSTAKAMKRPLEATVDLAFPHSVLQPLPKRPALEKSNGASSLFNPSVLHYQQALTSAQLQQPAFFPTGSVLCMTPASSLATTPATSVPYAATAPANQIILK